TGGACTCGCCGGGATTTGAACCCGGGGCCTCTCCCATGCCAAGGGAGTGATCTACCACTGATCTACGAGCCCTCGACCGTCCGTACCCGGGGTGGAATGATAAACGCTTCGAACCCTCTTTCGAGCGCCCGACAGTGAGTCGCAATCCTTTAGCCCGTCGACGGACGAGTGGCGGTGGGAACAGCACGGCCGCAAATCTGACCCGTCGCACATCCACGCTCGTGGAAAGGCGACTTCGAGATTGCGGTAGTGCACGTAACGTGCCGTCTGCGGTCTGTGCGGTTCCTATCCTCGACCATGGCACGAATGCATACACGCCGTCGCGGCTCGTCCGGATCGGACAGGCCGACGGCAGACGAACCACCGGAGTGGAGCGACGTCGACGCCGACGAGATCGAATCGCGCGTCGTCGAACTCGCAGAGGAGGGCCTCGACCCCAGCCAGATCGGCATGAAACTGCGCGACGAGGGCGTCAAGGGCACGCCCGTCCCGAACGTCAAACTCGCCACCGGCAAGAAACTCGGCGAGATCCTCGAAGAGAACGACGCCTCGCCCGACGTTCCGGAGGACCTCCGGAACCTGATGGAGCGGGCGATCCGCCTGCGCGAGCACGTCGCCGAGAACGGACAGGACGCCCAGAACAAGCGCGCGCTGCAGAACACGGAGGCGAAGGTCCGCCGGCTCGTCAACTACTACCGCGGCGACGAGCTCCCCGCGGACTTCCGCTACACCTACCGGAACGCCCAGGAACTCCTCGAGTAATGGCCGTCACGGGTCGATCGGAACGCGATCTCGCCGCCACGCTCACGGATGCCGGATTCGTTCGGGTAGCCCCGCGTGCGGACGGCGATTCGATCGCCGCCGCCGGGTTGCTCCTGCGCGCGCTCGCGGCCCGATCGACCCCGTTTCAGGCCCGCGTCGTCCCGCTCACGGACGACCTGCCCGCCGACGCGACCGTCCCGATCGGCTTTCCCGAGGAATTCGCACCCGACGATCGACCGGCCAGCGCGGCCGCGGCCGACCTCGTCCGCGAACTCGACTGCGAGCCCGATCCCGGGCTGGCGCTCGCGGGCTGCCTGCTCGGGGGCGACCCCGAGGCGGCCGGCGTCGACCTCGACCGCCGATCCGGGGTCGGGATCCCCACGGCGGATCTGGCGGACGGCCTCGCCCACTCGACGCTGTTTCACGCCGATTTCTCGGGCGACGAGACGGCCGTCGGCGCGCACCTCGCCGAACTCGCGGACGACGATCGGGCGGTGGCCTCGCTCGCCGCGCTCGACGCCGTCGGCTCCGAGGCCGCGAGCGACCGGGCCGCGACCGCGATCGAGCGGGCGCTTCGCCCGCACGCCACGCCCGAGGGACCGTTCGAGACCGCCGAAGGGCTCGCGGACGTGCTCGACTGCCTCGCGCGCGACGCGCCGGGGGTCGCCCTCGCGCTCGCGATGGGACACGACACACGACTCGAAGCGCTCGACGCGTGGCGCACCCACGCGACGGCGGCCCACGACGCGATCCGCGGGGCAGACACCGGCCGCTACGACGGCCTGTTCGTCGCGCGTATCAACGAGGGACCGGTCGCGACGGTCGCGCGCCTCCTCAGGGACTTCCGCTCGCCCGAACCCGTCGTCCTCGTCGTCGCCGACGACGAGGCGGGTGCGGCGGGGTTCGATGGCGTCGGCGAGGCGATGGCCGAGGCGGGCGTGGCGGTCGACGGCATGGGTGGTGGCACTCCCTCTCGGGGTGTCGCCCGCTTCGACTGCCCGCCCGAGGCGTTTCTCGAGGCCTTCAGGGGGGCGATGGCATGAAACGCATCGAGATCCGAACGACCCACGCGGACCCCGACCTCGTCGCGCGAGCGGTCTCGCCGGACAACACGCCCGAGATCGAGACCCGAACGGAGGGTGGGTGGGTGGTGACGACGATCACCCGCGAGTCGACGGGCGGCCTGCGGACGACCGCGGACGACTACGTCGTAAACCTCACGGTGGCCGACGAAGTGGTACAGCTAGCAGATCAACGGACGACAACCCAATCATGAGTGAACGATCAGTTTCCCGACAGCAACGACAGAAGCGGTGGTACACCGTGCTCGCGCCCGAGCAGTTCGACCGGGCCGAACTCGGCCAGTCACCCGCGAACGAACCGGACCAGCTCCTCGGGCGTACCCTCGAGACGACGCTCGGCGAGCTGACGAACAACGCCAGCGAGAACAACATCAAGCTCACGTTCAAGATCAACGACGTGGGCAGCGACGCCGCCTACACGGAGTTCGTCAAACACGAACTCACGCGCGATTACGTGCGCAGCCTCGTGCGCCGGGGCGCCTCGAAGATCGACGCCTACGTCACCGTCCTGACGACCGACGACTACCGCGTGCAGGTCCAGCCCGTCGCCTTCACGACGAAGAAGGCCGACCACAGCCAGGAACACGCCATCCGAAAGCGAATGATCGAGATGGTCGAGGAGGCCGGCGAGGAGCGCACCTTTGAGGGGCTCGTCGACAGCGTCGTCGAGGGCCGCCTCTCGAGTGCGATCTACGGCGAGGCGAAGACGATCTACCCGCTCCGTCGCGTCGAGATCCAGAAGCTCACCCTCGAGGCCCGACCCGAGGAGGTCGCGGAGGAGGAGGAGACCGCGGTCGACGTCGAGGAGACCGACGTCGCGGTCGACGAAAACGAGGCGTAGGCCGCGGACGCGAACCGCTATCCTTCGACGACGATTCGTCCGATCATCCCGCCGCGCTCGTGGGGGATGCAGAAGTAGTCGTGTTCGCCCGGCGTCTCGAACGTGTGTTCGAAGCGGTCGCCGGTGTAGATCGATCCCTCGCGGTCGTCGCGCCACGCCTCTCTAGCCCGGCTCTCGCTCTCGAACTCCCCGGTCGAGAAGAAGGCCGCACCCTCGGGCTGGCCGCCGTCGTAGGCGGTGACGGTGTGTGCGCGCGAGCCGGTGTTCTCCCAGCTCACGGTGTCGCCGACCTCGACGGTGTAGGCGTCGGGGAGGAACTCGTGGGCGCTCATGCCGATGTCGTGGCTCTCGGTCAGGCTCGCGATGGCGGTACAGCCGCCCGCGCTCGCGAGGAGGCCACCCCCGACGGCAGCGAGGAACGCACGCCGTTGCATGCGGTCGACTCGGAACCGGCGAGCCTATAGGCTGTCGGTCGACTCCCGGTCCCGGTTCGGGGCTTCGAACCGGACGCGGGAGTCACGGTCGATCGTACTGCTCCGTTGACGCTCCGCGGATCCACAATCGATAAAGGGGCGCTGTGCGAGCGGGGGGTATGGAGTTCGCGCCCCGCTTCGTCGGCCGACTGGGGATCGCAGACGCGGTCACCGTCGGCAACGCCGCCCTGGGGTTTCTGGCGGCGGCGGTCGCGATGGTCGACGTGGCGGTCGCGGCGCAGTTCGTCCTGCTGGCGGCGGTGTTGGACGGACTCGACGGCGTGCTCGCCCGGCGCTACGGCGGCACCCGGGTGGGGCCGTACCTCGACTCGCTCGCGGACGTCGCTTCCTTCGGGGTCGCTCCCGCGATGCTGGTTATCGCGCTCGCGGAGGACGCGGCGGTCAGCGACCTCATCGCGGTCGCCGCCTTCGGGATCCCGGCGCTGTTCGTCGCGATGGCGGTCGTCCGACTGGGGCTGTATACGGCCTACGACGCGGCCCACACGACGACGCTGGGTGCGCCGAGCACGCTCGCCGCGACGACCCTCGGGGCGGCGGTTCTCGCGGGGATCGAGGCGCCCGCGGCCGTCCTCGCGATCACCGCCGCGTTCTGCTACCTGATGGTCTCGCCGATCGAGTACCCCGACCTGCTCGCGCGCGACGCCCTGTTGATGGGGATCATTCACGTCCTCGCCGTCCTGATCCCGGGCTTCCAGGGCGGGATGTTCCCCGTCGCGCTGTTGACGCTCTCGCTCGCGTACCTCCTGTTGGGGCCGTGGCTCTACTGGGGCGAGGCCGAGCGCGAGGGGGAAGGGAAACGCTCATAGGCCGTTCGGCCGGACCCCACTGTATGAGCGAGGACGAGGCCCCGTCCGACGAGAACGAGGAATCCGAGGCACCGCCCGAGGAGGGCACCGAGGCGTCCGACGCCGAGACGCCGGACGAACCCGAGAACGCCGAGGAGGAATCGGCGTCGGACACCGAAACGGGGGACGCCGAGGGCGAAGCGGCGGAAAGTGAGGAGGAGAACGGAGACGAAGCGACGGAAGACGAAGGCGCCGAGAACGCAGACGAAACTGAGCAGGACGAAACGGAGGGAAGCGACGAGGACGAAGCGGAACAGGAGAGCGCGGACCTGCCGACCGAACCGCTCACCGAGGAGGCGCTCGACGAGCGTCTCGACGGTGCGGAGGCCGCCTTGGAGGAGGCCGAGACCGAATCGGACCTCGACGACGTCTCGGCGACGCTCGTCAGTATCGGCGACGACCTAGAGGAGGCGGACCTCCCCGAACCCGACGAGGACGACGAGGACGCGGAGGACCCCCGCGAACGTCTCGAAGAACGCCTCTCGGATCTGCAGGACGACCTCGAATCCCAGCGCGGGCCCTACAGCGAGGACGTCATCGAGGGGATCGAGGAGGCCGGAACCACGATCGAGGAGACGCGCTGGACGGGGAAGGGCGAGGGCGAACTCGCCGCACCCGTCGAGGAGTTCGTCGAGGCCGAAAACGAGGTCCTCGGAACCGACCTGACGCTGGAGGGCGAGGAGCCCGCGGATCTCGTGACGACGCTCGAAGCCGCCGCTCGAGAGGTCGGCGACGCCTCGCTCGATCCCGACGAGGACGCAGAGACCATCGCCGCGTTGCTGGAGGCGGTCGAGGATCTCCAGGCGGGTCTCGACGCCGCGGAGGAGTGGGACGACCTCACGACACGCGAAAAACTCGCGGCCCACGGCTTTTACGACGTGCTCGACCACCGCAAGGACTACCCGCCGGAGTGGCACGCGATCAAGGTCTACGAGAAACGCGGCGAGCCCGAACCGATCCTGCTCGCGCTCGAACAGTTCGGCTCGGAGTTCATGGAACGCCACTGCCTCGAATCACTCACGCGGATGGGCGCCGAGGAGGCGCTCGACGCGATGACCCAGCGCGCACAGAAGCGCGACAAGGCCGCGATCAAGGCCCTCGGGAAGATCGGGAGCGACGACCCCGTCGAGATGCTTCTGGAGTACGCCGAGGCCGACAGCGACCCGAAGCTCCAACTCGTGACGCTGAAGGCGCTCGGCGAGATCGGGAGCGAGGAGGCCACGCAGGGGGTCGCCGACCGCCTGACCTCCGAGAACCCCGAGGTGCGAAGCGGCGCGGCCCGCTCGCTGGGCCTGCTCGGCGACACGCGTGCGATCGAACCGCTGTCGGACGTCCTCGAGGACGACGGCTCCGACACCGTCAGGGCCAGCGCCGCGTGGGCGCTCAACCAGATCGGCACGCAGGAGGCCCTCGACGCGGTCGAACCCTACGCCGACGACCGGGCCTTCCTCGTCCAGTCCGAGGCCCAGAAGGTCGCCTGAACACGGCCGAACCTTCTTGTACTGGCGGGGGACCAACGGGGGCGTGTCCCGGTCGCGCGCCGCGCTGGTCGCCTGCCTGTTCGTCCTCGCCGTCGCGAGCGGCGCGAGCGCCACACCCGCCGACGCGACGATCGTCGAGGTGTATCCCAACACCAACCACGCGGGCAACGCCGGCGAGTACGTCGTCGTCGAGTTCGCCCCCGAGAGCGACCTCTCGGCGTTCTCGTTGACCGACGGGAAGACGACCACGCCGCTCGGAAACGGGACCGTCTCGGGGCCCGTGGCGTTCAGCCGCGAGCCAAGGATAACCCACGAGAAGGTCGCGTACCCCGTCCGCGAACTGCCCGAACACTTCGCGATGGCCCAGACCGGCGAGACCATCGGGCTGTATCGGGGAGCCGAACTCGTCGACGAGACGACCTACGAGCGCGCCCCGGAGGGCGAGCGGTGGCTCCTCGCGGACGGAGGATGGGAGTGGCGCCCCCGGGGCGCGACGGACTTCGAGGCGCGCGACCTCCCCGCGGAGCGCGCGACGGCCTTTAGCCTGCCCGACTCCCCCGGGGTCCCGATCGAGACGCTCCGAGAAGCGGACGAGCGCCTCTACCTCGCGGGCTACTCCTTTCACTCCGAGCGCGCGACCGAGGCGCTCCTCGCGGCCCACGAACGGGGCGTCGAGGTGCGCGTGCTGGTCGACGGCACGCCGGTCGGCGGGCAGACCGAGGCGGAGGCGCGGGCGCTCGATCGACTCGCCGCGGGCGGGATCGAGGTCCGCGTCTTCGATGGGGCCGCGACCCGCTATCGGTACCACCACCCGAAGTACGCCGTCGCCGACGACCGCGCGCTCGTCCTCACGGAGAACTGGAAACCCGCCGGAACCGGCGGGAGGGCGAGCCGCGGCTGGGGGGTCGTCGTCGAAAGCGAGGCGGTCGCCGAGGACCTCGCGGCCGTCTTCGAGGCCGACGCCGACTGGGAGGACACCGCACGCTGGGACCGCTCGCTCGCGGGCACGCTCGTCGACAAGGAACCACCCGAGGGGACGTTCCCGAGCGAGTTCAGTCCGACTACGGGCGGGGTCGACTCGGTCCGTGTCGTGACCGCGCCCGACAACGCAGAAGAGGAGACGATCGCGCTCATCCGAAGCGCCGAGGAGTCGATCCGGATCGAGCAGGCGACGATCGCCCACGACCACGTCTTCCTGCGGGAGGCGCTCGCCGCCGCCGAGCGCGGCGTCGAGGTGCGGATCCTGCTCGACTCGTCGTGGTACGTCGAGGACGAAAACGAGGAGGTCGTCCGGTGGCTCGAGGATCAGTCCGAGGCCGGTGACCTGCCGATCGAGGCCCGAACGGTCGACAGCGACGACTTCGCGAAGCTCCACGCCAAGGGCGTGGTCGTCGACGACCGCCGCACGATGGTCGGGAGCGTCAACTGGAACGCGAACTCGGTCGAGAACAACCGCGAGGTGGCGCTGATCGTCGAGAGCGAGCCGATCGCGGCGTACTTCGCGGCGGTGTTCGACGCCGACTGGGCCGGCGAGGAGGGGTGGTCGATCCCCGTCGAGGTCGGTCTCGGCGTCGCGGGTGCGGCCGGCGGCGCCGTCCTCGTGGGATCCCGCCTGCTCCGGTTCGGCTCTACCGGTCCGTGACGGTCTCGGCGCTCGACAGCGCCTCGTCGAGTTCCGCCTCGCCCATCTTCTCGACCAGCGCGTCGAGGACCTCCTCGCGCATCCCCTTGACGAACTTGATCGACCCCACGACGAGGTGGCCGCCGCCCGAAACGCCGCCGCCGTCGATCTCGTCTACGAGTTCGCTCACCATCCGGGGGATGTCGAGGCGCACGCCGTCGCTCCGGAGGACGGCGAAGTCGGGCCCGTAGCCGATCGTGATGACGGGGTCGCCGGTCTCCTCGACGATCCGGTCGTGGATCTCGCCGGTGGTGGTGCCGGGCGCGGGAAACGTGAAACGGTGGGCGTGGTTCTCGACGTCGATCCGACAGAGGTGGACGCCGCTGTCGAGGCGTTCGCGCTCGACGTGGGGCATCGCCGCCGCCAGTTGCTCGTCGATGTCGCGCTGGGCGCGCTCGGCGAGGAACTCGACGACGTCGGCGTGGCGCTCGGTGTCGCCGCCGACGTCGAGCACGTCCGCGATGAGCGCTCGACCGGCGCTGTAGCGCAGCCAGTGGGCGGCGTAATCGAGCGCCTCGCTGACGTCCTCGAGGTCGGCCTCGTCGTAGCCCTCTTCGCGGGCGAGTTCGAGATACCGCTCCATCGCGTCGGCCTTCGAGCGATCCGCGATCCCCGCGACCGCGGGGACGTGCCGGAGTTCGTCGGTGATCGTCGGGTCAATCATCCGCGCGAGTTCGGCACAGAGCATCCCCGTGGTGATGCGGTAGTCCTCGCCGTGGAGGTAGGGGTTGACGTGGGCCGCGAGCAGGTCGTCGACCGCCTCGGGGTCGGGGTGGTGGTGATCGACGGCCGCGATCGGGATGTCGTAGTGCGCGAGCGTCTCGTAGGCCGGCACGTCCTCCTCCGTGCTGCCGTTGTCGAGCATCAACAGGAGGGGGAGCTTCTGGCCGTGGCGCGCCCGGTCGCCCAGCGCGTAGTTGAGGTCGCGCGTGGCGTCCTCCATCTCGTAGAACGGGGCCTTGCTCGGGAGGCGCTTCAGCAGGTGCTGGGCGGCGTCGGAGTCCTCGTGGGTCTCCTCGATGAAGCGCTCGATCGCGAGCGCGACGGGCACCGCGGCGCACATCCCGTCGCCGTCGGCGTGGTGGCGCATCCGGATCGGCCGGCCCTCGAGGACCGTCCGGCGAATCAGTCGGGCGACCTCCTCCAGGTCCTCGATCAGCGGGTCGAGCGCGGGCCACTCGATCAGCGGATCGACCTCGTGGGGCTGGGCGCGCTCGTCGAGCGCGGCGTCGAGGCGCTCGCGGGCGTCGCTCGCGCGCTCGCCGTCGAGCGTCTCGATCCCCTCGACCTCGATCTGGCGGGCCCCGTCGCGGCGCTCGACGCGACCCGAGACGTGGACGAGGTCGCCGACCCCGATCCCGGGGTGGGCGCGCACGCCCGCGGCCTCGAATGCGGTGCACGGGACGACGCCGGCCCCGTCGCGGACCTGGAAGACCGTCGGGCCGCCGGTCTGTTTGACCTGCACGACCTCGCCCTCGAGGTGGACCGACTCGCCGACGGCGAGGTCCGTCGTCCGGGTGATCTCGTAGCTGTGCTCGACCGTCTCGACCGTCGCCGACTCGGGGTCGATCCCCACGGGTTCGAACGCGATGTCGCCGTTCTCCCGGACCTGCTCGAGACTGACGACCAGCCGGTCGCCGACGGCGTAGTCGGTCTCGAGGGCGGACTCGTGGACGAGGCCCGATACCTCCTCGGAGAGGTCGACGAAGACGCCGTACTCGACGACGCCGTTGACCGTCGCCAGATAGGGTGTATCGGAGTCGAGCTCCTCGACCGTACACGCCGCGTTGAGCTCGTAGACGACGGGGTCGCCGTCGAGCTCGGGTTCTGCTGTCATTGTGCCCCCTTCGAGAGCGCCCGGTTTAACGGTTGTCAAGCGCGCTCGGGCATCCGCAACCGTTAGTACGCGCCGGCGGCGAGGTGGGGTATGGGACTGTTCCGGTCGCTGTTCCGATCCGGCGAGATCATCGGCATCGCGGCCGACACCCTCGAGTTCGCCCTCTCGGCCTCCGAGGAGACCCACCCCGACGAGTACATGGGAATGCTTCGGGGCGAGGACGCCCGGACGCTCGGTCTGGACCGCGAGGGCACCGTCGTCACCGACGTGCTCGTGATCCCCGGAACGGAGTCCAATCCCGTGAGCGCGACCGTCAAGACGAACATGATCCCCAACGACGTTCGTGGAATCGGCTCGATCCACTCGCACCCCAACGGCGTGCTCGAACCGAGCGACGCCGACCTTCGGACGTTCGGCCGGGGATCCGTCCACGTCATCGTCGGCGCGCCCTACCGACGGGACTCGTGGCGCGCGTTCGACTCCCGCGGCGAACCCCGCGAACTCGACGTCCTCGAC
The DNA window shown above is from Halalkalicoccus sp. NIPERK01 and carries:
- a CDS encoding plastocyanin/azurin family copper-binding protein, whose translation is MQRRAFLAAVGGGLLASAGGCTAIASLTESHDIGMSAHEFLPDAYTVEVGDTVSWENTGSRAHTVTAYDGGQPEGAAFFSTGEFESESRAREAWRDDREGSIYTGDRFEHTFETPGEHDYFCIPHERGGMIGRIVVEG
- a CDS encoding 30S ribosomal protein S15 translates to MARMHTRRRGSSGSDRPTADEPPEWSDVDADEIESRVVELAEEGLDPSQIGMKLRDEGVKGTPVPNVKLATGKKLGEILEENDASPDVPEDLRNLMERAIRLREHVAENGQDAQNKRALQNTEAKVRRLVNYYRGDELPADFRYTYRNAQELLE
- a CDS encoding protein sorting system archaetidylserine synthase (This PssA-like phosphatidyltransferase, along with a PssD-like decarboxylase, is required in Haloarchaea for the archaeosortase ArtA to replace the PGF-CTERM sorting signal with a C-terminal lipid anchor.); the encoded protein is MEFAPRFVGRLGIADAVTVGNAALGFLAAAVAMVDVAVAAQFVLLAAVLDGLDGVLARRYGGTRVGPYLDSLADVASFGVAPAMLVIALAEDAAVSDLIAVAAFGIPALFVAMAVVRLGLYTAYDAAHTTTLGAPSTLAATTLGAAVLAGIEAPAAVLAITAAFCYLMVSPIEYPDLLARDALLMGIIHVLAVLIPGFQGGMFPVALLTLSLAYLLLGPWLYWGEAEREGEGKRS
- a CDS encoding phospholipase D-like domain-containing protein, producing the protein MSRSRAALVACLFVLAVASGASATPADATIVEVYPNTNHAGNAGEYVVVEFAPESDLSAFSLTDGKTTTPLGNGTVSGPVAFSREPRITHEKVAYPVRELPEHFAMAQTGETIGLYRGAELVDETTYERAPEGERWLLADGGWEWRPRGATDFEARDLPAERATAFSLPDSPGVPIETLREADERLYLAGYSFHSERATEALLAAHERGVEVRVLVDGTPVGGQTEAEARALDRLAAGGIEVRVFDGAATRYRYHHPKYAVADDRALVLTENWKPAGTGGRASRGWGVVVESEAVAEDLAAVFEADADWEDTARWDRSLAGTLVDKEPPEGTFPSEFSPTTGGVDSVRVVTAPDNAEEETIALIRSAEESIRIEQATIAHDHVFLREALAAAERGVEVRILLDSSWYVEDENEEVVRWLEDQSEAGDLPIEARTVDSDDFAKLHAKGVVVDDRRTMVGSVNWNANSVENNREVALIVESEPIAAYFAAVFDADWAGEEGWSIPVEVGLGVAGAAGGAVLVGSRLLRFGSTGP
- a CDS encoding DHH family phosphoesterase, with protein sequence MTAEPELDGDPVVYELNAACTVEELDSDTPYLATVNGVVEYGVFVDLSEEVSGLVHESALETDYAVGDRLVVSLEQVRENGDIAFEPVGIDPESATVETVEHSYEITRTTDLAVGESVHLEGEVVQVKQTGGPTVFQVRDGAGVVPCTAFEAAGVRAHPGIGVGDLVHVSGRVERRDGARQIEVEGIETLDGERASDARERLDAALDERAQPHEVDPLIEWPALDPLIEDLEEVARLIRRTVLEGRPIRMRHHADGDGMCAAVPVALAIERFIEETHEDSDAAQHLLKRLPSKAPFYEMEDATRDLNYALGDRARHGQKLPLLLMLDNGSTEEDVPAYETLAHYDIPIAAVDHHHPDPEAVDDLLAAHVNPYLHGEDYRITTGMLCAELARMIDPTITDELRHVPAVAGIADRSKADAMERYLELAREEGYDEADLEDVSEALDYAAHWLRYSAGRALIADVLDVGGDTERHADVVEFLAERAQRDIDEQLAAAMPHVERERLDSGVHLCRIDVENHAHRFTFPAPGTTTGEIHDRIVEETGDPVITIGYGPDFAVLRSDGVRLDIPRMVSELVDEIDGGGVSGGGHLVVGSIKFVKGMREEVLDALVEKMGEAELDEALSSAETVTDR
- a CDS encoding KEOPS complex subunit Pcc1; the encoded protein is MKRIEIRTTHADPDLVARAVSPDNTPEIETRTEGGWVVTTITRESTGGLRTTADDYVVNLTVADEVVQLADQRTTTQS
- a CDS encoding exonuclease RecJ — encoded protein: MAVTGRSERDLAATLTDAGFVRVAPRADGDSIAAAGLLLRALAARSTPFQARVVPLTDDLPADATVPIGFPEEFAPDDRPASAAAADLVRELDCEPDPGLALAGCLLGGDPEAAGVDLDRRSGVGIPTADLADGLAHSTLFHADFSGDETAVGAHLAELADDDRAVASLAALDAVGSEAASDRAATAIERALRPHATPEGPFETAEGLADVLDCLARDAPGVALALAMGHDTRLEALDAWRTHATAAHDAIRGADTGRYDGLFVARINEGPVATVARLLRDFRSPEPVVLVVADDEAGAAGFDGVGEAMAEAGVAVDGMGGGTPSRGVARFDCPPEAFLEAFRGAMA
- a CDS encoding Mov34/MPN/PAD-1 family protein, which produces MGLFRSLFRSGEIIGIAADTLEFALSASEETHPDEYMGMLRGEDARTLGLDREGTVVTDVLVIPGTESNPVSATVKTNMIPNDVRGIGSIHSHPNGVLEPSDADLRTFGRGSVHVIVGAPYRRDSWRAFDSRGEPRELDVLDVALPEERFFDFDQQDIDRELQEEGRRRW
- a CDS encoding HEAT repeat domain-containing protein codes for the protein MSEDEAPSDENEESEAPPEEGTEASDAETPDEPENAEEESASDTETGDAEGEAAESEEENGDEATEDEGAENADETEQDETEGSDEDEAEQESADLPTEPLTEEALDERLDGAEAALEEAETESDLDDVSATLVSIGDDLEEADLPEPDEDDEDAEDPRERLEERLSDLQDDLESQRGPYSEDVIEGIEEAGTTIEETRWTGKGEGELAAPVEEFVEAENEVLGTDLTLEGEEPADLVTTLEAAAREVGDASLDPDEDAETIAALLEAVEDLQAGLDAAEEWDDLTTREKLAAHGFYDVLDHRKDYPPEWHAIKVYEKRGEPEPILLALEQFGSEFMERHCLESLTRMGAEEALDAMTQRAQKRDKAAIKALGKIGSDDPVEMLLEYAEADSDPKLQLVTLKALGEIGSEEATQGVADRLTSENPEVRSGAARSLGLLGDTRAIEPLSDVLEDDGSDTVRASAAWALNQIGTQEALDAVEPYADDRAFLVQSEAQKVA
- a CDS encoding 30S ribosomal protein S3ae; protein product: MSERSVSRQQRQKRWYTVLAPEQFDRAELGQSPANEPDQLLGRTLETTLGELTNNASENNIKLTFKINDVGSDAAYTEFVKHELTRDYVRSLVRRGASKIDAYVTVLTTDDYRVQVQPVAFTTKKADHSQEHAIRKRMIEMVEEAGEERTFEGLVDSVVEGRLSSAIYGEAKTIYPLRRVEIQKLTLEARPEEVAEEEETAVDVEETDVAVDENEA